The Mytilus galloprovincialis chromosome 2, xbMytGall1.hap1.1, whole genome shotgun sequence genome has a window encoding:
- the LOC143065249 gene encoding transcription initiation factor TFIID subunit 12-like, protein MNQVQVTSNLPGQPSNVQFHNTTHQQGQLVTGSSSIPVGVTSSAPTPVMTLGQPGLAIRQPIPSSGQSSMGVQDTKVLDKRRLQELVKEVDPMEQLDDDVEEVLMHIADDFIENVVSAACKIAKHRKSNTLEVKDVQMHLERNWNIYVPGYGSDELRPYKKAATTEAHKQRMALIKKTLKKF, encoded by the exons ATGAATCAAGTACAAGTAACTTCTAATTTACCTGGACAGCCTTCAAATGTTCAGTTTCACAACACA ACTCACCAGCAAGGACAGTTAGTGACTGGTAGCAGTTCTATACCAGTTGGTGTTACATCTTCAGCTCCTACACCAGTGATGACCTTAGGTCAGCCAGGTCTGGCAATAAGACAGCCTATACCTTCCTCAGGTCAATCAAGCATGGGTGTACAAGACACTAAAGTATTAGATAAAAGAAGATTACAGGAGCTTGTTAAGGAAGTGGATCCAATGGAACAGCTGGATGATGATGTAGAAGAG GTGTTAATGCATATAGCtgatgattttatagaaaatgttGTTAGTGCAGCATGTAAGATAGCTAAACACAGAAAATCTAATACATTAGAGGTCAAAGATGTACAGATGCATTTAG AGAGGAATTGGAACATTTATGTACCAGGATATGGTTCAGATGAGTTAAGGCCATACAAGAAAGCAGCAACAACAGAAGCTCATAAACAG agAATGGCATTGATAAAGAAAACACTGAAGAAATTTTAA